The sequence below is a genomic window from Desulfobulbus oligotrophicus.
TATGAACAAGAAGGAACGCGCATTCAAAGTATTGTTAGTTGATGACGAAGATGTCTTTAGAGAGGCAACAGCCCGGCAGTTGTCGGTACGCGGGTTTATCGTTCAGACTGCTGGTGACGGTGAAACCGCTGTTAAAATGGTAACCGACGATCCTCCGGAAGTGGTCGTGCTTGACCAGCAGATGCCCGGTATGCATGGTTCGGACACTTTCATTGCAATCA
It includes:
- a CDS encoding response regulator; translation: MNKKERAFKVLLVDDEDVFREATARQLSVRGFIVQTAGDGETAVKMVTDDPPEVVVLDQQMPGMHGSDTFIAIKKINPLIEVIMLTGNTSVDNAIELMRMGTFDYLMKPINIDELLYKIEDAYTRKKLNEKQQREVDQQH